Proteins found in one Quercus robur chromosome 2, dhQueRobu3.1, whole genome shotgun sequence genomic segment:
- the LOC126712891 gene encoding topless-related protein 1-like isoform X1 encodes MASTLSRDLIFLILQFLDEEKFKDTAHKLEQESGLFFNLKYFEELVLSGNWDEVENYLSGFTSPDDNRYSMKIFFEIRKQKYLEALDKLDRSKAVEILVKDLKVFSSFNEDLFKEITMLLTLENFRENDQLSNYRDTKTARAIMFIELKKLLEANPLFREKLQLPNIRGSRLRMLINQSLNWQHSLCANPRQNPDIRTLFLDHSCKNSTDSFAQLAANNQMISSTPKFEGFLPMATNGPFQPPSTSFQTPLTSWISNPSTTTHQAVSGIGIGFGTVTNPAMAAVSKGLGDIDDMSKTRYPGGSDRAMFPVTNPGQSHSMLFNLTDELPKTVARTLNQGSIPTSMDFHPVQQTLLLVGTILGDISLWEVSSREKMASRNFQVWNIGASSLILKATLIKDPCVSVKRIAWSPDGSLFGVAYSKHMMQLYTYHSGNDIRQHLEIDAHVGSVNDLAFCHPTKQLSVITCGDDKTIKVWDAATGAKLYTFEGHDAPVHSVCPHCKENVHFVFSTSVDGKIKAWLYDMMGSRVDYDAPGRSCTTMAYSADGRRLFSCGTSKDGESHIVEWNENEGHVKRTYQGLNKRSLGIVQFDSTKNRFLAVGDEYTIKVWDMDNPNLLTSIDAEGGLPASPRIRFNKEGTLLAVSANDNRIKILATVDGMRLMRTYENHSLVAARSASETVTRNGDTRNLENVKPKLAEEVNQTKIWKLTEISEPAQFRSLKLPARVKSDKISRLIYTNSGTGILALAANAIHLLWKWQRCDPNLSGKATTKASPQLVQPPSGITMTNDLTDAKPEDALSCFALSKNDSYVMSASGGKISLFNMMTFKVMTTFMPPPPAATYLAFHPQDNNIIAVGMDDSTILIYNVRVDEVKSKLKGHSKRITGLAFSHVLNVLVSSGADAQIIVWNSDKWERQNNSFLQIPAGRTSMAMSDTQVQFHQDQIHFLAVHGTQLAIYETKKLECVKQWVVEESSPPISHAIFSCDSQLIYAGFLDGTVRVFGASNLQLRCQINPTAYLHVSSSVYPLVIAANPQDPNQFAIGLTDGGVNVFEPLESEGKWGVLPPVENGSPNRIPTMPPLVTSGLDQPQC; translated from the exons ATGGCGTCTACGCTCAGCAGGGACCTAATCTTCCTGATCTTGCAGTTCCTAGATGAGGAAAAGTTCAAAGACACTGCTCACAA GCTAGAGCAAGAATCGGGATTGTTCTTTAACCTCAAGTACTTTGAGGAGTTGGTGCTTAGCGGGAACTGGGATGAGGTTGAGAATTATCTTTCCGGGTTCACCAGTCCAGATGATAACCGATATTCCATGAAGATCTTTTTCGAAATTCGAAAGCAAAAGTACCTTGAGGCTTTGGATAA GCTGGATCGCAGCAAGGCTGTAGAAATTCTTGTGAAGGATTTGAAGGTTTTTTCCTCTTTCAACGAGGACTTGTTCAAGGAAATTACTATGCTCCTTACTCTAGAGAATTTTAG GGAAAATGATCAGCTCTCTAATTATAGAGATACAAAGACAGCAAGAGCAATCATGTTTATTGAGCTAAAGAAGCTTCTTGAGGCAAACCCACTTTTCCGGGAAAAATTGCAGCTGCCTAACATAAGGGGCTCAAGGTTAAGGATGCTTATCAACCAAAG CTTGAATTGGCAGCATTCACTTTGCGCAAATCCTAGACAGAATCCTGATATAAGAACCCTCTTTTTGGATCACAGTTGCAAAAACTCCACTGATTCATTTGCACAACTAGCTGCAAACAatcaaatgataagctccacACCAAAATTTGAAGGTTTTCTTCCAATGGCTACAAATGGG CCATTCCAACCACCGTCAACATCATTTCAGACACCTCTCACATCATGGATATCAAATCCCTCAACTACAACTCATCAAGCAGTTTCTGGAATTGGTATTGGTTTTGGTACTGTAACAAATCCAG ctaTGGCTGCAGTTTCAAAGGGTCTTGGGGATATAGATGATATGTCAAAAACAAGGTACCCTGGGGGTTCAGATCGG GCAATGTTTCCAGTAACCAATCCTGGTCAAAGTCACAGCATGTTGTTTAACCTAACTGATGAATTGCCAAAGACTGTAGCACGAACATTAAATCAGGGATCAATTCCCACAAGTATGGATTTTCATCCTGTTCAACAGACACTACTTCTAG TTGGCACCATTTTGGGCGACATAAGTTTGTGGGAAGTAAGTTCCAGGGAGAAGATGGCTTCAAGAAATTTTCAGGTATGGAATATTGGAGCAAGTTCTCTGATATTAAAG GCAACTTTAATCAAAGATCCATGTGTCTCGGTTAAGCGAATAGCATGGAGCCCTGATGGTTCTTTATTTG GAGTTGCATATTCTAAACACATGATGCAACTATATACTTATCATTCTGGGAATGACATTCGCCAGCATTTGGAG aTTGATGCTCATGTTGGTAGTGTGAACGATCTTGCGTTCTGTCACCCTACTAAGCAACTCTCTGTTATAACTTGCGGTGATGACAAGACCATCAAG GTCTGGGATGCAGCTACTGGTGCAAAATTGTATACTTTTGAAGGTCATGATGCTCCAGTTCATTCTGTGTGTCCCCACTGCAAAGAAAATGTTCAT TTTGTCTTTTCAACATCAGTGGATGGAAAGATAAAAGCATGGTTATATGACATGATGGGATCCAGGGTTGACTATGATGCTCCTGGCCGCTCATGCACTACAATGGCTTATAGTGCTGATGGGAGAAG GCTTTTTTCATGTGGAACCAGTAAAGATGGTGAGTCACACATTGTTGAGTGGAATGAAAATGAAGGTCATGTGAAGAGAACCTACCAAGGATTAAATAAACGTTCTCTTGgaattgttcaatttgattcAACCAAGAATCGGTTCTTGGCTGTTGGTGATGAATATACAATTAAGGTTTGGGATATGGATAATCCCAATCTTTTGACAAGTATTGATGCTGAGGGTGGACTACCA GCAAGTCCACGTATCCGTTTCAACAAGGAAGGGACATTATTGGCTGTTTCTGCAAATGACAACAGAATCAAAATCTTAGCAACAGTTGATGGGATGCGGTTGATGCGTACTTATGAAAATCATTCTCTTGTTGCGGCAAGAAGTGCCTCTGAGACTGTAACAAGG AATGGAGACACAAGAAACTTGGAGAATGTGAAACCTAAATTAGCTGAAGAAGTCAACCAAACAAAGATTTGGAAGCTCACTGAAATTAGTGAACCTGCTCAGTTTAGGTCATTGAAGCTCCCAGCTCGAGTCAAATCAGACAAG ATCTCAAGGTTGATTTATACTAATTCAGGTACTGGTATTTTGGCATTAGCAGCAAATGCCATCCATCTACTCTGGAAATGGCAACGATGTGACCCTAATTTGAGTGGCAAG GCAACTACCAAGGCTTCTCCTCAATTAGTACAACCACCATCAGGCATAACAATGACCAATGATTTAACTGATGCTAAACCAGAGGACGCTCTATCATGTTTTGCTTTGTCCAAGAATGATTCTTATGTCATGTCAGCATCTGGAGGAAAAATTTCTCTGTTCAACATGATGACATTTAAG GTTATGACAACTTTCATGCCTCCACCACCTGCAGCAACATATCTTGCTTTCCACCCTCAAGATAACAATATAATTGCAGTTGGCATGGATGATTCCACAATTCTCATATATAATGTCCGGGTAGATGAG GTTAAGAGCAAACTTAAGGGTCATTCTAAAAGAATCACTGGCCTGGCCTTCTCACATGTGCTCAATGTGCTTGTTTCTTCTGGAGCAGACGCTCAG ATTATTGTGTGGAACTCTGATAAGTGGGAGCGACAGAACAACAGTTTCTTGCAGATTCCAGCTGGAAGGACATCCATGGCAATGTCAGATACCCAAGTTCAATTTCACCAGGATCAAATACACTTCCTTGCTGTACATGGGACGCAACTTGCCATATATGAAACAAAGAAACTTGAATGTGTGAAGCAG TGGGTTGTAGAAGAATCTTCACCGCCAATCTCCCATGCAATATTCTCCTGTGATAGCCAGTTAATTTATGCTGGATTTTTGGATGGAACTGTGCGTGTATTTGGTGCTTCAAATCTCCAATTACGATGTCAGATTAATCCTACTGCTTATCTTCATGTCAG TTCTTCAGTATATCCACTAGTGATTGCTGCAAATCCACAAGACCCAAACCAATTTGCCATAGGACTAACAGATGGTGGGGTTAATGTATTTGAGCCACTTGAATCTGAAGGAAAATGGGGTGTGCTGCCACCTGTCGAGAATGGATCACCAAATCGCATTCCTACCATGCCTCCGCTAGTTACCTCTGGTTTGGACCAGCCCCAGTGCTGA
- the LOC126712891 gene encoding topless-related protein 1-like isoform X2 — protein sequence MASTLSRDLIFLILQFLDEEKFKDTAHKLEQESGLFFNLKYFEELVLSGNWDEVENYLSGFTSPDDNRYSMKIFFEIRKQKYLEALDKLDRSKAVEILVKDLKVFSSFNEDLFKEITMLLTLENFRENDQLSNYRDTKTARAIMFIELKKLLEANPLFREKLQLPNIRGSRLRMLINQSLNWQHSLCANPRQNPDIRTLFLDHSCKNSTDSFAQLAANNQMISSTPKFEGFLPMATNGPFQPPSTSFQTPLTSWISNPSTTTHQAVSGIGIGFGTVTNPVSKGLGDIDDMSKTRYPGGSDRAMFPVTNPGQSHSMLFNLTDELPKTVARTLNQGSIPTSMDFHPVQQTLLLVGTILGDISLWEVSSREKMASRNFQVWNIGASSLILKATLIKDPCVSVKRIAWSPDGSLFGVAYSKHMMQLYTYHSGNDIRQHLEIDAHVGSVNDLAFCHPTKQLSVITCGDDKTIKVWDAATGAKLYTFEGHDAPVHSVCPHCKENVHFVFSTSVDGKIKAWLYDMMGSRVDYDAPGRSCTTMAYSADGRRLFSCGTSKDGESHIVEWNENEGHVKRTYQGLNKRSLGIVQFDSTKNRFLAVGDEYTIKVWDMDNPNLLTSIDAEGGLPASPRIRFNKEGTLLAVSANDNRIKILATVDGMRLMRTYENHSLVAARSASETVTRNGDTRNLENVKPKLAEEVNQTKIWKLTEISEPAQFRSLKLPARVKSDKISRLIYTNSGTGILALAANAIHLLWKWQRCDPNLSGKATTKASPQLVQPPSGITMTNDLTDAKPEDALSCFALSKNDSYVMSASGGKISLFNMMTFKVMTTFMPPPPAATYLAFHPQDNNIIAVGMDDSTILIYNVRVDEVKSKLKGHSKRITGLAFSHVLNVLVSSGADAQIIVWNSDKWERQNNSFLQIPAGRTSMAMSDTQVQFHQDQIHFLAVHGTQLAIYETKKLECVKQWVVEESSPPISHAIFSCDSQLIYAGFLDGTVRVFGASNLQLRCQINPTAYLHVSSSVYPLVIAANPQDPNQFAIGLTDGGVNVFEPLESEGKWGVLPPVENGSPNRIPTMPPLVTSGLDQPQC from the exons ATGGCGTCTACGCTCAGCAGGGACCTAATCTTCCTGATCTTGCAGTTCCTAGATGAGGAAAAGTTCAAAGACACTGCTCACAA GCTAGAGCAAGAATCGGGATTGTTCTTTAACCTCAAGTACTTTGAGGAGTTGGTGCTTAGCGGGAACTGGGATGAGGTTGAGAATTATCTTTCCGGGTTCACCAGTCCAGATGATAACCGATATTCCATGAAGATCTTTTTCGAAATTCGAAAGCAAAAGTACCTTGAGGCTTTGGATAA GCTGGATCGCAGCAAGGCTGTAGAAATTCTTGTGAAGGATTTGAAGGTTTTTTCCTCTTTCAACGAGGACTTGTTCAAGGAAATTACTATGCTCCTTACTCTAGAGAATTTTAG GGAAAATGATCAGCTCTCTAATTATAGAGATACAAAGACAGCAAGAGCAATCATGTTTATTGAGCTAAAGAAGCTTCTTGAGGCAAACCCACTTTTCCGGGAAAAATTGCAGCTGCCTAACATAAGGGGCTCAAGGTTAAGGATGCTTATCAACCAAAG CTTGAATTGGCAGCATTCACTTTGCGCAAATCCTAGACAGAATCCTGATATAAGAACCCTCTTTTTGGATCACAGTTGCAAAAACTCCACTGATTCATTTGCACAACTAGCTGCAAACAatcaaatgataagctccacACCAAAATTTGAAGGTTTTCTTCCAATGGCTACAAATGGG CCATTCCAACCACCGTCAACATCATTTCAGACACCTCTCACATCATGGATATCAAATCCCTCAACTACAACTCATCAAGCAGTTTCTGGAATTGGTATTGGTTTTGGTACTGTAACAAATCCAG TTTCAAAGGGTCTTGGGGATATAGATGATATGTCAAAAACAAGGTACCCTGGGGGTTCAGATCGG GCAATGTTTCCAGTAACCAATCCTGGTCAAAGTCACAGCATGTTGTTTAACCTAACTGATGAATTGCCAAAGACTGTAGCACGAACATTAAATCAGGGATCAATTCCCACAAGTATGGATTTTCATCCTGTTCAACAGACACTACTTCTAG TTGGCACCATTTTGGGCGACATAAGTTTGTGGGAAGTAAGTTCCAGGGAGAAGATGGCTTCAAGAAATTTTCAGGTATGGAATATTGGAGCAAGTTCTCTGATATTAAAG GCAACTTTAATCAAAGATCCATGTGTCTCGGTTAAGCGAATAGCATGGAGCCCTGATGGTTCTTTATTTG GAGTTGCATATTCTAAACACATGATGCAACTATATACTTATCATTCTGGGAATGACATTCGCCAGCATTTGGAG aTTGATGCTCATGTTGGTAGTGTGAACGATCTTGCGTTCTGTCACCCTACTAAGCAACTCTCTGTTATAACTTGCGGTGATGACAAGACCATCAAG GTCTGGGATGCAGCTACTGGTGCAAAATTGTATACTTTTGAAGGTCATGATGCTCCAGTTCATTCTGTGTGTCCCCACTGCAAAGAAAATGTTCAT TTTGTCTTTTCAACATCAGTGGATGGAAAGATAAAAGCATGGTTATATGACATGATGGGATCCAGGGTTGACTATGATGCTCCTGGCCGCTCATGCACTACAATGGCTTATAGTGCTGATGGGAGAAG GCTTTTTTCATGTGGAACCAGTAAAGATGGTGAGTCACACATTGTTGAGTGGAATGAAAATGAAGGTCATGTGAAGAGAACCTACCAAGGATTAAATAAACGTTCTCTTGgaattgttcaatttgattcAACCAAGAATCGGTTCTTGGCTGTTGGTGATGAATATACAATTAAGGTTTGGGATATGGATAATCCCAATCTTTTGACAAGTATTGATGCTGAGGGTGGACTACCA GCAAGTCCACGTATCCGTTTCAACAAGGAAGGGACATTATTGGCTGTTTCTGCAAATGACAACAGAATCAAAATCTTAGCAACAGTTGATGGGATGCGGTTGATGCGTACTTATGAAAATCATTCTCTTGTTGCGGCAAGAAGTGCCTCTGAGACTGTAACAAGG AATGGAGACACAAGAAACTTGGAGAATGTGAAACCTAAATTAGCTGAAGAAGTCAACCAAACAAAGATTTGGAAGCTCACTGAAATTAGTGAACCTGCTCAGTTTAGGTCATTGAAGCTCCCAGCTCGAGTCAAATCAGACAAG ATCTCAAGGTTGATTTATACTAATTCAGGTACTGGTATTTTGGCATTAGCAGCAAATGCCATCCATCTACTCTGGAAATGGCAACGATGTGACCCTAATTTGAGTGGCAAG GCAACTACCAAGGCTTCTCCTCAATTAGTACAACCACCATCAGGCATAACAATGACCAATGATTTAACTGATGCTAAACCAGAGGACGCTCTATCATGTTTTGCTTTGTCCAAGAATGATTCTTATGTCATGTCAGCATCTGGAGGAAAAATTTCTCTGTTCAACATGATGACATTTAAG GTTATGACAACTTTCATGCCTCCACCACCTGCAGCAACATATCTTGCTTTCCACCCTCAAGATAACAATATAATTGCAGTTGGCATGGATGATTCCACAATTCTCATATATAATGTCCGGGTAGATGAG GTTAAGAGCAAACTTAAGGGTCATTCTAAAAGAATCACTGGCCTGGCCTTCTCACATGTGCTCAATGTGCTTGTTTCTTCTGGAGCAGACGCTCAG ATTATTGTGTGGAACTCTGATAAGTGGGAGCGACAGAACAACAGTTTCTTGCAGATTCCAGCTGGAAGGACATCCATGGCAATGTCAGATACCCAAGTTCAATTTCACCAGGATCAAATACACTTCCTTGCTGTACATGGGACGCAACTTGCCATATATGAAACAAAGAAACTTGAATGTGTGAAGCAG TGGGTTGTAGAAGAATCTTCACCGCCAATCTCCCATGCAATATTCTCCTGTGATAGCCAGTTAATTTATGCTGGATTTTTGGATGGAACTGTGCGTGTATTTGGTGCTTCAAATCTCCAATTACGATGTCAGATTAATCCTACTGCTTATCTTCATGTCAG TTCTTCAGTATATCCACTAGTGATTGCTGCAAATCCACAAGACCCAAACCAATTTGCCATAGGACTAACAGATGGTGGGGTTAATGTATTTGAGCCACTTGAATCTGAAGGAAAATGGGGTGTGCTGCCACCTGTCGAGAATGGATCACCAAATCGCATTCCTACCATGCCTCCGCTAGTTACCTCTGGTTTGGACCAGCCCCAGTGCTGA
- the LOC126712891 gene encoding topless-related protein 1-like isoform X3, which yields MASTLSRDLIFLILQFLDEEKFKDTAHKLEQESGLFFNLKYFEELVLSGNWDEVENYLSGFTSPDDNRYSMKIFFEIRKQKYLEALDKLDRSKAVEILVKDLKVFSSFNEDLFKEITMLLTLENFRENDQLSNYRDTKTARAIMFIELKKLLEANPLFREKLQLPNIRGSRLRMLINQSLNWQHSLCANPRQNPDIRTLFLDHSCKNSTDSFAQLAANNQMISSTPKFEGFLPMATNGPFQPPSTSFQTPLTSWISNPSTTTHQAVSGIGIGFGTVTNPAMAAVSKGLGDIDDMSKTRYPGGSDRAMFPVTNPGQSHSMLFNLTDELPKTVARTLNQGSIPTSMDFHPVQQTLLLVGTILGDISLWEVSSREKMASRNFQATLIKDPCVSVKRIAWSPDGSLFGVAYSKHMMQLYTYHSGNDIRQHLEIDAHVGSVNDLAFCHPTKQLSVITCGDDKTIKVWDAATGAKLYTFEGHDAPVHSVCPHCKENVHFVFSTSVDGKIKAWLYDMMGSRVDYDAPGRSCTTMAYSADGRRLFSCGTSKDGESHIVEWNENEGHVKRTYQGLNKRSLGIVQFDSTKNRFLAVGDEYTIKVWDMDNPNLLTSIDAEGGLPASPRIRFNKEGTLLAVSANDNRIKILATVDGMRLMRTYENHSLVAARSASETVTRNGDTRNLENVKPKLAEEVNQTKIWKLTEISEPAQFRSLKLPARVKSDKISRLIYTNSGTGILALAANAIHLLWKWQRCDPNLSGKATTKASPQLVQPPSGITMTNDLTDAKPEDALSCFALSKNDSYVMSASGGKISLFNMMTFKVMTTFMPPPPAATYLAFHPQDNNIIAVGMDDSTILIYNVRVDEVKSKLKGHSKRITGLAFSHVLNVLVSSGADAQIIVWNSDKWERQNNSFLQIPAGRTSMAMSDTQVQFHQDQIHFLAVHGTQLAIYETKKLECVKQWVVEESSPPISHAIFSCDSQLIYAGFLDGTVRVFGASNLQLRCQINPTAYLHVSSSVYPLVIAANPQDPNQFAIGLTDGGVNVFEPLESEGKWGVLPPVENGSPNRIPTMPPLVTSGLDQPQC from the exons ATGGCGTCTACGCTCAGCAGGGACCTAATCTTCCTGATCTTGCAGTTCCTAGATGAGGAAAAGTTCAAAGACACTGCTCACAA GCTAGAGCAAGAATCGGGATTGTTCTTTAACCTCAAGTACTTTGAGGAGTTGGTGCTTAGCGGGAACTGGGATGAGGTTGAGAATTATCTTTCCGGGTTCACCAGTCCAGATGATAACCGATATTCCATGAAGATCTTTTTCGAAATTCGAAAGCAAAAGTACCTTGAGGCTTTGGATAA GCTGGATCGCAGCAAGGCTGTAGAAATTCTTGTGAAGGATTTGAAGGTTTTTTCCTCTTTCAACGAGGACTTGTTCAAGGAAATTACTATGCTCCTTACTCTAGAGAATTTTAG GGAAAATGATCAGCTCTCTAATTATAGAGATACAAAGACAGCAAGAGCAATCATGTTTATTGAGCTAAAGAAGCTTCTTGAGGCAAACCCACTTTTCCGGGAAAAATTGCAGCTGCCTAACATAAGGGGCTCAAGGTTAAGGATGCTTATCAACCAAAG CTTGAATTGGCAGCATTCACTTTGCGCAAATCCTAGACAGAATCCTGATATAAGAACCCTCTTTTTGGATCACAGTTGCAAAAACTCCACTGATTCATTTGCACAACTAGCTGCAAACAatcaaatgataagctccacACCAAAATTTGAAGGTTTTCTTCCAATGGCTACAAATGGG CCATTCCAACCACCGTCAACATCATTTCAGACACCTCTCACATCATGGATATCAAATCCCTCAACTACAACTCATCAAGCAGTTTCTGGAATTGGTATTGGTTTTGGTACTGTAACAAATCCAG ctaTGGCTGCAGTTTCAAAGGGTCTTGGGGATATAGATGATATGTCAAAAACAAGGTACCCTGGGGGTTCAGATCGG GCAATGTTTCCAGTAACCAATCCTGGTCAAAGTCACAGCATGTTGTTTAACCTAACTGATGAATTGCCAAAGACTGTAGCACGAACATTAAATCAGGGATCAATTCCCACAAGTATGGATTTTCATCCTGTTCAACAGACACTACTTCTAG TTGGCACCATTTTGGGCGACATAAGTTTGTGGGAAGTAAGTTCCAGGGAGAAGATGGCTTCAAGAAATTTTCAG GCAACTTTAATCAAAGATCCATGTGTCTCGGTTAAGCGAATAGCATGGAGCCCTGATGGTTCTTTATTTG GAGTTGCATATTCTAAACACATGATGCAACTATATACTTATCATTCTGGGAATGACATTCGCCAGCATTTGGAG aTTGATGCTCATGTTGGTAGTGTGAACGATCTTGCGTTCTGTCACCCTACTAAGCAACTCTCTGTTATAACTTGCGGTGATGACAAGACCATCAAG GTCTGGGATGCAGCTACTGGTGCAAAATTGTATACTTTTGAAGGTCATGATGCTCCAGTTCATTCTGTGTGTCCCCACTGCAAAGAAAATGTTCAT TTTGTCTTTTCAACATCAGTGGATGGAAAGATAAAAGCATGGTTATATGACATGATGGGATCCAGGGTTGACTATGATGCTCCTGGCCGCTCATGCACTACAATGGCTTATAGTGCTGATGGGAGAAG GCTTTTTTCATGTGGAACCAGTAAAGATGGTGAGTCACACATTGTTGAGTGGAATGAAAATGAAGGTCATGTGAAGAGAACCTACCAAGGATTAAATAAACGTTCTCTTGgaattgttcaatttgattcAACCAAGAATCGGTTCTTGGCTGTTGGTGATGAATATACAATTAAGGTTTGGGATATGGATAATCCCAATCTTTTGACAAGTATTGATGCTGAGGGTGGACTACCA GCAAGTCCACGTATCCGTTTCAACAAGGAAGGGACATTATTGGCTGTTTCTGCAAATGACAACAGAATCAAAATCTTAGCAACAGTTGATGGGATGCGGTTGATGCGTACTTATGAAAATCATTCTCTTGTTGCGGCAAGAAGTGCCTCTGAGACTGTAACAAGG AATGGAGACACAAGAAACTTGGAGAATGTGAAACCTAAATTAGCTGAAGAAGTCAACCAAACAAAGATTTGGAAGCTCACTGAAATTAGTGAACCTGCTCAGTTTAGGTCATTGAAGCTCCCAGCTCGAGTCAAATCAGACAAG ATCTCAAGGTTGATTTATACTAATTCAGGTACTGGTATTTTGGCATTAGCAGCAAATGCCATCCATCTACTCTGGAAATGGCAACGATGTGACCCTAATTTGAGTGGCAAG GCAACTACCAAGGCTTCTCCTCAATTAGTACAACCACCATCAGGCATAACAATGACCAATGATTTAACTGATGCTAAACCAGAGGACGCTCTATCATGTTTTGCTTTGTCCAAGAATGATTCTTATGTCATGTCAGCATCTGGAGGAAAAATTTCTCTGTTCAACATGATGACATTTAAG GTTATGACAACTTTCATGCCTCCACCACCTGCAGCAACATATCTTGCTTTCCACCCTCAAGATAACAATATAATTGCAGTTGGCATGGATGATTCCACAATTCTCATATATAATGTCCGGGTAGATGAG GTTAAGAGCAAACTTAAGGGTCATTCTAAAAGAATCACTGGCCTGGCCTTCTCACATGTGCTCAATGTGCTTGTTTCTTCTGGAGCAGACGCTCAG ATTATTGTGTGGAACTCTGATAAGTGGGAGCGACAGAACAACAGTTTCTTGCAGATTCCAGCTGGAAGGACATCCATGGCAATGTCAGATACCCAAGTTCAATTTCACCAGGATCAAATACACTTCCTTGCTGTACATGGGACGCAACTTGCCATATATGAAACAAAGAAACTTGAATGTGTGAAGCAG TGGGTTGTAGAAGAATCTTCACCGCCAATCTCCCATGCAATATTCTCCTGTGATAGCCAGTTAATTTATGCTGGATTTTTGGATGGAACTGTGCGTGTATTTGGTGCTTCAAATCTCCAATTACGATGTCAGATTAATCCTACTGCTTATCTTCATGTCAG TTCTTCAGTATATCCACTAGTGATTGCTGCAAATCCACAAGACCCAAACCAATTTGCCATAGGACTAACAGATGGTGGGGTTAATGTATTTGAGCCACTTGAATCTGAAGGAAAATGGGGTGTGCTGCCACCTGTCGAGAATGGATCACCAAATCGCATTCCTACCATGCCTCCGCTAGTTACCTCTGGTTTGGACCAGCCCCAGTGCTGA
- the LOC126696236 gene encoding uncharacterized protein LOC126696236: MSSLLLLGKTGSHPSRMMSIAWPLAEDFNSEPKRDRVEIRPALSFSDEDKVGTIQPRDDTLVVTLRIGGYDVKRVLVDQGSYAEIMYPNLYKGLNLKPEDLIAYDSPLVSFDGKVIIPKGQIRLSVQAGSEVVEVDFIVVNTYSPYIAIVARPWLHVLRAVFSTLHLKVKYPSGNQIEELIGSQSMARQCLVATIMYQPKVESSTSTKGGS, translated from the coding sequence atgtcatctttgctGCTCCTGGGAAAGACTGGTTCTCATCCCTCTAGGATGATGTCTATAGCTTGGCCGCTTGCCGAGGACTTTAATTCTGAGCCAAAAAGGGATAGAGTTGAGATCCGACCGGCACTGAGTTTTTCAGATGAGGACAAagttggaaccatacagccaCGTGATGATACTTTAGTGGTCACCCTCAGGATAggagggtatgatgtgaagagggtgttGGTTGACCAGGGCAGCTATGCAGAGATTATGTACCCTAACTTGTACAAagggctgaacttgaagcccGAGGATTTGATAGCCTATGATTCACCTTTGGTAAGCTTTGATGGGAAAGTTATCATTCCAAAGGGTCAGATTAGACTGTCCGTACAGGCGGGGTCtgaagtggtggaggtggactttatTGTAGTGAATACTTATTCCCCTTACATAGCCATTGTGGCAAGGCCCTGGCTCCATGTCTTGAGAGCTGTTTTTTCCACCTTGCATCTGAAGGTTAAGTATCCGTCTGGGAACCAGATTGAGGAATTAATTGGGAGCCAATCTATGGCTAGGCAGTGCTTGGTAGCTACAATTATGTATCAGCCTAAGGTTGAATCCTCAACCTCCACTAAGGGGGGCTCATAG